The genomic window GGTATGGTGGGCAGTacttaaaaaaaaccttcactTCTGAAGTATAACCTTTTTGCTTTATAGCTTGCTTTAACAAAGACAGGGGTCGTTGGACGTTATAAAATAATATATCCATAATCATAAACTTGTAGGTGGATTATGAAAGTTGAATCCCAAATTTGATGCTGTCAGGCAACACATGTATTCACTTATTGATACTGCTTATTACCATTTCTACTCACCATTCAGTCCATTGGGTATGCTTCTGTGGAGATGGGAATTGGAGAGATCATCCATGGATCTCCCCATGTTTGAGATCTTGGTGTCGGTAGGCTTATGAAGGCCTATGTGATTGTGGTGATGATCCGGGCTCCCAGCACTGCCCGTGCTGGAGGTGCTGCTGCCGTCCCCTACATCCCGCACAATGCTGGATCCTCCGTTTAGATTAGTCAAACTAGATTGGCTGTCTATGGAACTTCTGGACCCGGCACCGTTCCTTTCCTCATCCAGCATCAATATAATCTCCTTGAGCTCCACATTTTCTCTCACCACCGTTTCTTGGTTAGCCTCCAGCTCTTTCAGCTTGTGCTGGTAATTGCCTACCTCTTTCCACATAACACTGGCGGTATACCTGCCGAACCGCTGCCATTCCCGCGACAGTTTCTTGCCCTTTTGCCGGTCATCGTCCAAGAAACAACACAACTCTCTGAGTTCGTTGTTATCGTCCTGAAGCTTCTGGTTGACTTCTTTCAAACTCCGGATCTCGTGGAGGTGAACCTGCAGCCTCCGGTTCACGTCCTTCATCATATTCCCATGTTCTACCATTAAATTCATCTTTTCcccatctgtctttctcagtATTTGTATTAATTCTTCTTTGCTCCATTTTATAAGCTCCTCATCTGGTATTTTACAAAAATCATCCCTCGGTCCGTCTATACAATTTTTTGCCATATTCCCACCCGGCGTTTCGCGTCCGTTCCGAAGGTTCTGGGATTGAAAAGTAAGATCGACTGTTTTAAATAAACTTCATGGGTAATACAAAACCCCAAAGTGTATTCATTATAGGCGAAGCTGGTccagttagacacacacaaacccaaaacaTTAAGGATTTAACCAACAGGCGAATGCCTGGATCTTTGGGTTGAAATAACTAGAGGCGATCCAACTAAAGCAATGTTAAATCGATGTTAATATATCCAGGCAGGTTCAGAATGTCATCTCATTACGATAATTTCCTCGTTAAAACACCCTTCTTTTGCCGTTGTTGTAAAGAGCAGCACTGTAGCCTACCTATTTCATCCGACCCAGTACACGACCTGGTGAATGATGAGAAAAGAGCCAGCAGCCGCGTTCCACTGATCTCCAGTCAGCCAGGGTAACGCGTTATGATGTCAGTGCATTTGTTCAGGGTAGACCAGGCAATTTGATAAAGTTCCCTCCCACGGCTCTTCGTTGCCTAGTCTAATTACAAAACTGACTTCAAGTCCTGACTAAAACTATTCAAACACAACCGCATTTCATAAAACTGAGCCAATTTCTTGTGAGCTATAGAAATTAATTTTTAAAACTGCCCACCCGAATAAAGTAGACAGACAATAGACTATGCATTCGCTAGTCGATGAAAATTCGTTCGTAGGCATAGGCTAGATATGTAGCTTCAGTAGATCAGGAGATTTGCTAAAGTAGTCCT from Clupea harengus unplaced genomic scaffold, Ch_v2.0.2, whole genome shotgun sequence includes these protein-coding regions:
- the LOC122131778 gene encoding coiled-coil domain-containing protein 85C-A-like, which encodes MAKNCIDGPRDDFCKIPDEELIKWSKEELIQILRKTDGEKMNLMVEHGNMMKDVNRRLQVHLHEIRSLKEVNQKLQDDNNELRELCCFLDDDRQKGKKLSREWQRFGRYTASVMWKEVGNYQHKLKELEANQETVVRENVELKEIILMLDEERNGAGSRSSIDSQSSLTNLNGGSSIVRDVGDGSSTSSTGSAGSPDHHHNHIGLHKPTDTKISNMGRSMDDLSNSHLHRSIPNGLNGE